A stretch of the Rhizobium sullae genome encodes the following:
- a CDS encoding ABC transporter permease, with the protein MSHLNLQPSSTLKAARYRSGRRWLCASVFIAALVATPVLALLWQALQGSSGLWPHLFAYVLPQAFLQTGMLLVGVGVLVTLLGTSTAWLVTAYDFPGRRLLEWALLLPLAVPTYIIAYAYLDLLHPIGWVQGAIRAVLGYASPRDFRLPDIRSMAGCILLLGFVLYPYVYLTTRAMFLTQSANLVEVSRTLGSGKGRVFWRVALPLARPAIAVGVSLALMEALNDIGASEFLGVKTLTVSIYTTWVTRSDLPGAAQIALVMLSLVIALVTIERWARRRQRYWSSAQKARSFTPHRLGTASGLAAFALGFLPVFIGFIVPASYLAIEAWKRFRFTGLSSRLLSETLNTVILSAMATLAILLFGLVTAYAARSLPGHITAALQRISTVGYAMPGTVLAIGILVPVAALDRMIDKTALEWLGTSTGLLLIGSGAALGYAYVARFLAIAVGSIEAGFSRIPRSFDHAARSLGENVTGTFRLIHLPLSKPSLVAAGLLVFVDCMKELPATLLLRPLNFETLATHLYGEAARGTYEEASIAALAIVLVGTLPVIILARIGRWKS; encoded by the coding sequence ATGTCGCATCTCAATCTGCAACCTTCCTCCACACTGAAGGCTGCCCGGTATCGTTCCGGGCGGCGGTGGCTGTGTGCGTCCGTCTTCATCGCCGCCCTGGTGGCCACTCCGGTCCTCGCCCTTCTCTGGCAGGCGCTTCAGGGATCAAGCGGACTCTGGCCGCATCTTTTCGCCTATGTGCTGCCGCAAGCCTTCCTGCAGACCGGAATGCTGCTCGTCGGCGTCGGGGTCCTCGTCACGCTTCTTGGCACTTCGACGGCTTGGCTCGTCACAGCCTATGATTTCCCCGGACGCAGGCTGCTCGAATGGGCGTTGCTCCTCCCGCTTGCCGTGCCGACCTATATCATCGCCTACGCCTATCTCGACCTTCTCCATCCGATCGGTTGGGTTCAGGGCGCAATCAGAGCGGTGCTCGGCTATGCGAGCCCCCGCGACTTCCGCCTTCCCGATATCCGCTCGATGGCCGGCTGCATCTTGCTGCTCGGCTTCGTGCTCTATCCTTACGTCTACCTCACGACACGCGCGATGTTTCTCACCCAGTCGGCCAATCTGGTCGAGGTTTCGCGCACGCTCGGAAGCGGAAAAGGCCGTGTCTTCTGGCGGGTCGCGTTGCCGCTGGCGCGGCCGGCGATCGCCGTCGGCGTCAGCTTGGCCTTGATGGAGGCGCTGAACGATATCGGTGCCTCGGAGTTCCTCGGGGTGAAGACGCTGACCGTATCGATCTACACGACATGGGTGACGCGGTCCGACCTGCCGGGCGCGGCGCAGATCGCGCTCGTCATGCTGTCATTGGTGATAGCGCTCGTCACGATCGAGCGCTGGGCGCGCCGTCGCCAGCGCTATTGGTCGAGCGCTCAAAAGGCGCGGAGCTTCACGCCGCATCGTCTCGGGACCGCTTCCGGCCTGGCCGCGTTTGCGCTCGGTTTCTTGCCGGTGTTCATCGGGTTCATCGTCCCGGCGAGCTATCTTGCCATCGAGGCGTGGAAGCGCTTCCGCTTCACCGGGCTCTCGTCCCGGCTTCTGTCGGAAACGCTCAACACCGTGATCCTGTCGGCGATGGCGACGCTCGCCATCCTGCTCTTCGGCCTGGTCACCGCTTATGCGGCACGTTCGCTTCCCGGTCACATCACGGCGGCATTGCAGCGGATTTCCACGGTCGGCTATGCGATGCCTGGGACGGTGTTGGCCATCGGAATATTGGTACCGGTCGCTGCGCTCGACCGGATGATCGATAAAACTGCGCTCGAATGGCTGGGCACGTCAACCGGTCTGCTACTGATCGGGTCCGGGGCCGCGCTCGGCTATGCCTATGTCGCGCGCTTCCTGGCGATTGCGGTCGGTTCGATCGAGGCGGGCTTCAGCCGCATTCCGCGCTCGTTCGATCACGCCGCGCGCAGCCTCGGCGAGAATGTGACAGGGACGTTCCGACTTATTCATTTGCCGCTTTCGAAACCTTCGCTCGTCGCCGCAGGCTTGCTCGTGTTCGTCGACTGCATGAAGGAGCTGCCAGCCACGCTCCTCTTGAGGCCGCTCAATTTCGAGACATTGGCGACGCATCTCTATGGCGAGGCGGCGCGCGGAACCTATGAGGAAGCGTCGATTGCTGCGCTTGCCATTGTTCTCGTCGGCACCTTGCCGGTTATCATTCTTGCGCGAATCGGGCGGTGGAAATCCTGA
- a CDS encoding GntR family transcriptional regulator has product MTNRIHALLRKLIVEVKLLPGRALSEKEIAALLHVSKTPVREAIIRLAEEGFVTVVPQGGTYIAPIDVQRYMEACFIRFKLEEGAVVEATKRHSLEDIARLKTCLGQQRAAAEDEQFTDFFLLDEEFHRTIFAAARLPGAWSVVNQAKGEMDRMRHLKRVFAVRRTEKVIEEHENIVAAIESGDIERAREAVQLHLGSLESKITELSKNPKIWTYIEQVNTRVTKKRVSRGSKLPA; this is encoded by the coding sequence ATGACCAACCGTATTCACGCGCTGTTGCGCAAGCTCATCGTCGAGGTAAAGCTGCTGCCGGGCCGCGCGCTTTCCGAAAAGGAGATCGCGGCACTGCTTCATGTGAGCAAGACGCCCGTTCGAGAAGCCATCATCCGGCTTGCAGAAGAAGGGTTTGTCACCGTCGTGCCGCAGGGCGGCACCTACATCGCGCCGATCGATGTGCAGCGCTACATGGAAGCCTGTTTCATCCGCTTCAAGCTGGAGGAGGGGGCTGTTGTCGAGGCCACCAAGCGGCATTCGCTGGAGGATATTGCGCGCCTGAAGACCTGCCTTGGCCAGCAGCGCGCCGCCGCCGAGGACGAGCAGTTCACCGATTTCTTCCTGCTGGATGAGGAGTTCCATCGCACGATCTTTGCAGCGGCCCGCCTTCCCGGCGCCTGGAGCGTCGTCAACCAAGCAAAGGGCGAGATGGACCGGATGCGGCATCTGAAGCGCGTATTTGCGGTTCGCCGGACTGAAAAGGTGATCGAGGAGCACGAGAATATCGTGGCCGCCATCGAGTCCGGCGATATCGAGCGGGCGCGCGAGGCGGTTCAGCTCCATCTCGGATCGCTCGAATCCAAGATCACTGAACTCTCCAAGAATCCGAAAATCTGGACCTACATCGAACAGGTCAACACGCGCGTCACCAAGAAACGCGTCTCAAGGGGCTCCAAATTGCCTGCCTGA
- a CDS encoding Fe(3+) ABC transporter substrate-binding protein, with product MSVLRHALLGGVFALASGAGAMAAELNIYTTREPGLIQPLLDAFTASSGVKVNTVFLKDGLAERVASEGESSPADILMTVDVGNLADLAEKGLTQPVESDALKAAVPENLRDPANNWFALSMRARVLYAAKDLDLASFNYENLADPKWKGKICIRSGQHPYNTALFADYIAHHGAEATEAWLAAVKGNLSRKAGGGDRDVAKDILGGLCDIGIANSYYVGLMRSGKGGEEQVAWGSAIKVILPTFEDGGTQVNISGAAVAKHAPNKDEAVKLLEYLVSDEAQKLYAEANYEYPVKAGAAIDPIIASFGELKVDPVQMTEIVKHRKQASELAEKVGFDN from the coding sequence ATTTCCGTATTGCGGCATGCCCTGCTGGGTGGCGTTTTCGCTCTCGCCAGTGGCGCCGGTGCCATGGCGGCCGAACTGAACATTTACACGACGCGCGAGCCCGGATTGATCCAGCCGCTGCTTGACGCCTTCACCGCCTCGAGCGGCGTCAAGGTCAATACGGTCTTCCTGAAGGACGGCCTTGCCGAGCGCGTGGCCTCGGAAGGGGAGAGCTCTCCTGCGGACATCCTCATGACGGTCGATGTCGGCAATCTCGCCGACCTGGCCGAAAAGGGCCTGACGCAGCCAGTCGAATCGGACGCTCTGAAAGCCGCCGTGCCGGAAAACCTGCGCGACCCGGCCAACAACTGGTTTGCCCTCTCGATGCGCGCCCGTGTGCTCTACGCCGCCAAGGACCTCGATCTCGCCAGCTTCAATTACGAGAACCTGGCTGATCCGAAATGGAAGGGCAAGATCTGCATCCGCTCCGGTCAGCATCCCTACAACACGGCCCTCTTCGCCGATTACATCGCGCATCATGGCGCCGAGGCGACGGAAGCATGGCTTGCCGCCGTCAAAGGCAATCTCTCCCGCAAGGCGGGCGGCGGCGACCGCGATGTGGCCAAGGACATCCTCGGCGGCCTTTGCGACATCGGCATCGCCAATTCCTATTACGTTGGCCTGATGCGCTCCGGCAAGGGCGGCGAGGAGCAGGTCGCCTGGGGTAGCGCGATCAAGGTCATCCTGCCGACCTTCGAGGACGGTGGCACGCAGGTAAACATCAGTGGCGCGGCCGTCGCAAAGCACGCGCCGAACAAAGATGAGGCGGTGAAGCTCTTGGAATACCTCGTTTCGGACGAGGCCCAGAAGCTCTATGCGGAGGCGAACTACGAGTATCCGGTCAAGGCCGGCGCGGCAATCGATCCGATCATCGCCTCGTTTGGCGAGCTCAAGGTCGATCCCGTGCAGATGACGGAAATCGTCAAGCATCGCAAGCAGGCAAGCGAGCTGGCCGAAAAGGTCGGCTTCGACAACTGA
- a CDS encoding ABC transporter ATP-binding protein, with protein MHGSIQGVSGMLVLAHVSRRFGETQALNDVSFALAPGEIVCLVGQSGCGKSSLLRIIAGVDKADSGEILLNGAVIAGANGFVEPEDRKIGFMFQDYALFPHLTVEENVTFGLKKLQRHEARARAVEVIHRIGISALSGRYPHTLSGGEQQRVALARALAPKPLILLMDEPFSNLDRGLRERVREETIATLRALGTTAILVTHDPEEALSVGDRVVLMKEGVIVQIGTGYDIYDYPRSLYAAEFLGPCNRINGTYRQGRIETALGTFPARLDLPEGAKAFACIRPQALFLSPGGEGVAGLVVGCSFLGEIEQLSLRVEGVPDLLRLRTTGRADVRPGEWISLSVDPKGVLVFAAERAETAAFEK; from the coding sequence ATGCACGGATCTATCCAGGGGGTCAGTGGAATGCTTGTGCTGGCGCATGTCAGCCGGCGTTTTGGCGAGACGCAGGCGCTGAATGACGTTTCGTTCGCGCTCGCGCCTGGCGAAATTGTCTGTCTCGTCGGCCAGTCCGGTTGCGGCAAGTCCTCGCTCCTGCGCATAATCGCCGGGGTGGACAAGGCAGACAGCGGCGAAATTCTGCTGAACGGCGCGGTGATCGCGGGCGCGAACGGGTTCGTCGAACCCGAGGACCGTAAAATCGGTTTCATGTTCCAGGACTACGCCCTGTTCCCGCATTTGACGGTCGAGGAGAATGTGACGTTCGGCCTGAAAAAGCTGCAGCGGCATGAGGCACGTGCCCGCGCGGTCGAGGTGATACATCGCATCGGCATCTCGGCGCTTTCCGGCCGCTATCCGCACACGTTGTCGGGCGGCGAGCAGCAGCGCGTCGCCCTCGCGCGCGCCCTTGCCCCGAAACCGTTGATCCTCCTCATGGACGAGCCCTTCTCGAATCTTGACCGTGGCCTGCGGGAGCGGGTGCGCGAGGAGACCATCGCGACATTGAGGGCCTTGGGGACGACGGCGATTCTCGTCACGCACGACCCAGAGGAGGCGCTTTCGGTGGGAGACCGGGTCGTGTTGATGAAGGAAGGGGTCATCGTGCAGATCGGGACTGGATACGATATCTACGATTATCCCCGGTCGCTCTACGCCGCCGAATTCCTCGGCCCCTGCAACAGGATAAACGGGACATACCGCCAGGGCCGGATCGAAACAGCGCTGGGCACCTTTCCGGCCCGGCTCGATCTGCCGGAGGGCGCTAAGGCATTTGCCTGCATTCGTCCGCAGGCCCTCTTCCTCTCGCCTGGAGGCGAAGGGGTTGCCGGCCTTGTCGTGGGTTGCTCGTTCCTTGGCGAGATCGAGCAACTGTCGCTCAGGGTCGAAGGCGTTCCTGACCTCCTGCGCCTGCGCACAACAGGCCGCGCCGATGTACGGCCGGGCGAGTGGATTTCATTGAGCGTCGATCCAAAAGGCGTCCTGGTCTTTGCTGCGGAGCGAGCCGAAACGGCTGCTTTCGAGAAATAA
- a CDS encoding ABC transporter ATP-binding protein, with amino-acid sequence MSAVQINDVVKRYGALEVVHGINLAIQPQEFVVLVGPSGCGKSTTLRMVAGLEDISDGTVSIGGRVVNKVAPKDRDVAMVFQNYALYPHLNVAENIAFGLRVRGEKRDVIDKAVVEAAQILGLTDYLARKPADLSGGQRQRVAMGRAIVRRPKVFLFDEPLSNLDAKLRTHMRAEIKHLHKRMQATSIYVTHDQVEAMTLADRIVIMNGGNIEQIGSPMEVFLEPANTFVAGFIGSPPMNLLDAVIAKRGGGVKAVLTGNTGQSLSIPDAFAKAAAEGQPIKLGLRPEIMSVRTGDGRETLDCAIELVEPLGAEALLHGKTDGHSFIAKAETLYSHHELNAVARLGIDTARIHVFDAATGRSLKAGSGLRP; translated from the coding sequence ATGTCTGCAGTTCAAATCAACGACGTCGTCAAGCGATATGGTGCTCTCGAAGTCGTCCATGGCATCAATCTGGCGATCCAACCCCAGGAATTCGTGGTCCTGGTCGGTCCGTCGGGGTGCGGCAAGTCGACGACGCTGCGCATGGTTGCCGGGTTGGAGGATATCTCCGACGGCACGGTTTCGATCGGCGGACGGGTGGTCAACAAGGTTGCGCCGAAGGACCGGGACGTCGCGATGGTGTTCCAGAACTACGCGCTCTATCCCCACCTCAATGTGGCGGAGAATATCGCCTTCGGCCTGCGCGTCAGGGGCGAGAAGCGCGACGTGATCGACAAGGCAGTTGTGGAAGCCGCGCAAATCCTGGGATTGACGGATTATTTGGCCCGCAAGCCTGCCGATCTCTCCGGCGGTCAGCGCCAGCGCGTCGCCATGGGCCGCGCCATCGTTCGCAGGCCCAAGGTCTTTTTATTCGACGAACCGCTCTCGAACCTTGATGCCAAGCTGCGTACCCACATGCGCGCCGAGATCAAGCATCTGCACAAGCGCATGCAGGCAACGAGCATCTATGTGACGCACGACCAGGTCGAGGCGATGACCTTGGCTGACCGTATCGTCATCATGAACGGCGGAAATATCGAGCAGATCGGTTCGCCGATGGAGGTGTTTCTCGAACCGGCAAACACCTTTGTTGCCGGTTTTATCGGCTCGCCGCCCATGAACCTTCTCGACGCCGTGATTGCAAAGCGCGGCGGTGGAGTGAAGGCCGTGCTGACAGGCAATACCGGCCAGAGCCTCAGCATCCCAGACGCTTTTGCGAAGGCCGCAGCAGAAGGCCAGCCGATCAAGCTCGGCCTCCGGCCTGAGATCATGTCCGTCCGGACCGGCGACGGACGCGAAACGCTGGACTGCGCCATCGAACTTGTGGAGCCCCTCGGTGCCGAGGCGCTGCTTCATGGCAAGACGGATGGGCATTCCTTCATCGCCAAGGCGGAAACGCTCTACTCCCATCATGAACTGAATGCCGTGGCGCGGCTCGGTATCGATACGGCGCGCATTCATGTCTTCGATGCCGCAACCGGCCGGTCTCTCAAGGCAGGGAGCGGGTTGAGGCCATGA
- a CDS encoding SDR family oxidoreductase, giving the protein MDKVILITGASSGIGEGIARALGVAGAKLLLGARRTNRLQAIADDIRATGSTVETRPLDVTDRTSVEAFAGAALETWGRIDVLVNNAGIMPLSPLVAGHYKEWDRMIEVNIKGVLWSIGAVLPHMHARGAGQIINIASIGALSVEPTAAVYSATKFAVRAISEGLRKEHPELQITCINPGVVESELANTITHAETIAFMDEYRANALQPAEVGRVVRHVIETPASVGVNEITVRPQGQIG; this is encoded by the coding sequence ATGGACAAGGTTATTCTGATCACGGGGGCATCCAGCGGAATCGGGGAAGGCATCGCGCGAGCTTTGGGAGTGGCGGGTGCCAAACTCCTTCTGGGCGCCCGCCGCACGAATCGGCTGCAGGCCATCGCCGACGACATCCGCGCGACGGGCAGCACCGTCGAAACCCGCCCTCTCGACGTTACCGATCGCACGTCGGTTGAGGCCTTTGCCGGTGCTGCCCTGGAGACTTGGGGGCGCATCGACGTGCTGGTGAACAATGCCGGCATCATGCCACTGTCGCCACTCGTCGCCGGCCACTACAAAGAATGGGACCGCATGATCGAAGTGAATATCAAAGGTGTTCTGTGGAGCATTGGGGCGGTTTTGCCGCACATGCATGCTCGCGGCGCTGGACAGATCATCAACATCGCGTCGATCGGGGCGTTGTCCGTCGAGCCTACCGCAGCGGTCTACTCGGCAACAAAATTTGCGGTCCGCGCAATCTCGGAGGGCCTGCGAAAGGAACACCCCGAACTCCAGATTACGTGTATCAATCCCGGCGTGGTCGAAAGCGAACTGGCCAACACCATCACCCATGCCGAGACCATAGCATTCATGGACGAATACCGCGCCAACGCCTTGCAGCCAGCCGAAGTCGGTCGCGTGGTGCGCCATGTGATCGAGACCCCGGCCAGCGTCGGCGTGAACGAGATCACCGTGCGGCCTCAGGGCCAAATCGGATGA
- a CDS encoding type II toxin-antitoxin system VapC family toxin — translation MVIDTSAIVAVLRSEPEAAALERKVVANPIRLVPATCVLEARMVLVSRRGEHALAEIDLWLARIEADIVPVDADLVDLATQAWLAYGKGRHPAGLNFPDCFSYALAKRADEPLLFIGKDFSQTDIEAA, via the coding sequence ATGGTGATTGACACTTCCGCCATCGTTGCGGTTCTGCGCAGCGAACCTGAGGCCGCAGCGCTCGAGAGGAAAGTCGTCGCCAACCCTATTCGCTTGGTCCCTGCGACATGTGTCCTTGAGGCGCGCATGGTGTTGGTCAGCCGGCGCGGCGAACACGCACTGGCCGAGATCGATCTGTGGCTTGCCAGAATCGAGGCCGACATCGTGCCGGTCGACGCCGATCTGGTGGATCTGGCAACGCAGGCCTGGCTGGCCTACGGCAAGGGCCGCCATCCGGCGGGGTTGAATTTTCCCGATTGTTTCTCATACGCTCTGGCAAAGCGCGCAGACGAACCGCTGCTCTTCATCGGCAAGGACTTTTCTCAAACCGATATCGAGGCCGCATGA
- a CDS encoding LysR family transcriptional regulator translates to MKMDLNLLPLFLAVSKERNFRAAADRMGVTRSAVSQAIRRLEDHLGTALVVRTTRSVQLTEAGARLVSSLEGPLTDIGSALDATGTADEPRGHLRLTATSIAEPFLSGPLLASFVARCPHVTVDVTVTDEEFDIVAHGFDAGVRLGEVIEKDMIAVPVSGEQRERAAAAPAYLAERGAPAHPGELVGHRCIGWRLSPEIAPHRWEFVEGGRPFDVAVEPQITTNDLRLMLRLALAGAGITFAPEDCLQPHFEDGSLVPLLEEFLPPFPGFFLYFPQRRNMAPKLRALIDHVRQWQKARLGG, encoded by the coding sequence ATGAAAATGGACCTGAATCTTCTGCCCCTCTTCCTTGCAGTCTCGAAAGAGCGGAACTTTCGTGCGGCAGCCGATCGGATGGGCGTAACCCGTTCCGCCGTCAGTCAGGCGATCCGACGGCTTGAGGATCATCTCGGTACTGCACTCGTGGTGCGCACCACGCGGTCGGTGCAATTGACTGAAGCAGGCGCGCGGTTGGTTAGCTCACTGGAAGGGCCGTTGACCGACATAGGAAGTGCGCTGGATGCGACCGGGACGGCGGATGAGCCGCGCGGCCATCTCCGATTGACAGCAACTTCGATCGCCGAGCCTTTCCTCTCCGGTCCATTGCTGGCGAGCTTCGTCGCGCGCTGTCCCCATGTGACCGTCGATGTGACGGTAACCGATGAGGAATTCGATATCGTCGCCCATGGGTTCGATGCTGGAGTCAGGCTGGGCGAGGTGATTGAGAAGGATATGATTGCCGTGCCCGTGAGCGGCGAGCAGCGGGAGCGCGCCGCCGCAGCGCCCGCTTATCTCGCCGAGCGCGGTGCGCCCGCACATCCAGGCGAGCTCGTCGGACATCGTTGCATTGGCTGGCGGCTCTCGCCGGAGATTGCGCCTCACCGCTGGGAATTCGTCGAAGGCGGTCGCCCGTTCGACGTCGCGGTGGAGCCGCAAATCACGACGAACGACCTTCGCTTGATGCTCCGCCTTGCCCTGGCGGGAGCCGGTATCACCTTCGCCCCCGAGGACTGCCTGCAGCCGCATTTTGAAGACGGCTCGCTCGTGCCGCTGCTGGAAGAGTTCCTGCCGCCCTTTCCAGGTTTCTTCCTCTACTTTCCACAACGCCGCAACATGGCGCCGAAGCTGCGTGCGTTGATCGACCATGTGCGGCAATGGCAGAAGGCACGGTTAGGAGGATGA
- a CDS encoding DUF2218 domain-containing protein → MPANGSISTPDVGAPTSAFPPDPQTIGPYIACLRIGYGYLIQLCKHFAHKVEVTYSGTHGECRFDRGVATLDADAGGLRMAVKAEGEESLAWGPIGYRIASHPLRRPRLAAAGRGHLTVLVLRLVRYAKC, encoded by the coding sequence ATGCCAGCGAATGGAAGCATTTCGACGCCTGATGTCGGCGCTCCAACCTCTGCTTTCCCCCCGGATCCGCAGACCATAGGGCCTTACATCGCCTGCCTGCGCATCGGGTACGGGTACCTTATCCAGCTGTGCAAGCATTTCGCGCATAAGGTCGAGGTCACCTATTCGGGCACCCATGGCGAATGCCGCTTCGACCGCGGCGTGGCCACGCTCGATGCGGATGCGGGTGGTTTGCGCATGGCGGTGAAGGCCGAAGGCGAGGAGAGCCTTGCGTGGGGGCCAATCGGTTATCGAATCGCATCTCATCCGCTTCGAAGGCCTCGATTGGCAGCGGCAGGACGAGGCCACCTGACGGTTCTCGTCCTCAGGCTAGTGAGGTATGCCAAATGCTGA
- a CDS encoding ABC transporter permease: protein MKHNLRESMHDFWDDLRRDWQLYLLLAPTIIWFALFLYKPMYGLLIAFQDFSIFRGIEGSPWVGFANFAELFQNDMFVRAFGNTIIISGLGLIFAFPVPIILALMFNEVQSATARRWAQTVVYLPHFISVVIVAGIVINFLSPSTGVVNLLVKSLGLEPVYFLTQPEWFRPVFIGSSIWKEAGFESIVYLAAIAGVSPTLYESARVDGASRWQMMWRITLPSILPTIIIMLIIRIGNLVEVGFEYIILLYRPSTYETADVVSTFIFRTGLQGTQYDLATAAGLFNAVIAFALVYSANRISRKVSSTSLW from the coding sequence ATGAAGCACAACCTACGCGAGAGCATGCATGATTTTTGGGATGATCTGCGCCGGGATTGGCAGCTTTATCTGCTACTAGCTCCGACGATCATCTGGTTTGCACTATTTCTTTACAAACCCATGTACGGGCTTCTGATCGCCTTCCAGGATTTTTCGATTTTCCGCGGCATCGAAGGAAGCCCTTGGGTCGGCTTTGCGAATTTCGCGGAACTCTTTCAAAACGACATGTTCGTCAGGGCTTTCGGGAACACGATCATCATCAGCGGCCTGGGCCTAATCTTCGCGTTTCCGGTGCCCATCATCCTCGCGCTAATGTTCAACGAAGTTCAGAGCGCGACGGCGCGCCGGTGGGCCCAGACTGTCGTCTATTTGCCGCACTTCATCTCGGTGGTGATCGTTGCGGGCATCGTCATCAACTTCCTCTCGCCCTCCACCGGTGTCGTCAATCTCTTGGTGAAAAGCCTCGGGCTGGAGCCCGTCTACTTCCTTACCCAGCCTGAGTGGTTCCGGCCCGTCTTCATCGGTTCGTCGATCTGGAAGGAGGCCGGGTTCGAGTCGATTGTCTACCTTGCGGCGATCGCGGGCGTCAGCCCGACCCTTTATGAATCCGCGCGGGTGGATGGAGCATCACGCTGGCAGATGATGTGGCGCATCACGCTCCCCAGCATCCTGCCCACCATCATCATCATGCTGATCATACGGATCGGCAATCTGGTCGAGGTCGGCTTCGAATACATCATTCTACTCTACCGTCCGTCGACCTATGAAACCGCCGACGTCGTCTCGACCTTCATATTTCGGACTGGTCTGCAGGGAACCCAATATGACTTGGCCACCGCTGCCGGCCTATTCAACGCGGTCATCGCTTTCGCCCTTGTCTATTCGGCAAATCGCATCAGCCGAAAAGTCTCTTCGACATCGCTTTGGTGA
- a CDS encoding type II toxin-antitoxin system VapB family antitoxin → MSLNIKNPATVALVDELARRQGISKTAAIHQALTERLHRMGYGGVAQERLLTEMQAIRGRLARLPELDSRSDEEIIGYDEHGIPN, encoded by the coding sequence ATGTCCCTGAACATCAAAAATCCCGCCACAGTCGCTCTCGTTGACGAGCTGGCGCGGCGGCAAGGTATCAGCAAGACCGCAGCTATTCATCAGGCTTTGACCGAACGCTTGCATCGCATGGGATACGGCGGTGTGGCGCAGGAGCGTCTGCTCACCGAGATGCAGGCGATTCGAGGACGACTGGCGCGATTGCCCGAACTCGACAGTCGCAGCGATGAAGAGATCATCGGCTATGATGAGCACGGAATTCCGAACTGA
- a CDS encoding IS110 family transposase, whose amino-acid sequence MEQIIRIGMDTSKNVFQLHGVNANEQPVLRKKLSRREMVKFFEKTPPTTVALEACGGSHHWARLLSSFGHEVKLIAPQLAKPYVKRGKNDAADAEALCEAMSRPTMRFVPVKTADQQAALMLVGVRERLIRNRTQLANTIRGFAMEFGVTAARGICRIEPLLERIATDQSMPELARELFAMQGEEYRELLAEIKIVDEQLMALHRADECSKRLAEIPGVGPIGASLLMLKTPDPTMFKSGRDFAAWIGLTPKDHSTAGKVRLGVITRAGDEMLRSVLVAGATAVLQPIRTGRSKNASPWLLELLKRKKPKLVAVALANKIARIAWKLMVSGEAYRRQPQDIPQAAGLAA is encoded by the coding sequence GTGGAACAGATTATCCGAATTGGAATGGATACGTCAAAGAACGTTTTCCAATTGCATGGCGTGAATGCCAACGAGCAGCCTGTGCTTCGCAAGAAGCTATCCCGCAGGGAAATGGTGAAGTTCTTCGAGAAGACGCCGCCGACCACTGTTGCGCTTGAGGCGTGCGGCGGTTCGCATCACTGGGCGAGATTGCTAAGCTCGTTCGGGCACGAGGTGAAGCTGATCGCGCCGCAACTGGCAAAACCTTACGTCAAGCGCGGCAAGAACGATGCGGCGGATGCAGAAGCATTGTGCGAGGCGATGAGCCGGCCGACCATGCGCTTCGTGCCGGTGAAGACTGCCGATCAGCAGGCAGCCTTGATGCTGGTCGGAGTGAGGGAAAGGTTGATCCGCAATCGCACCCAGCTTGCCAATACTATCCGCGGCTTTGCGATGGAATTCGGTGTCACCGCCGCCAGGGGCATATGCCGGATCGAACCGTTGCTGGAGCGGATCGCCACCGATCAGTCTATGCCGGAACTGGCACGCGAGCTCTTTGCCATGCAGGGTGAGGAATATCGCGAGCTGCTTGCCGAGATCAAAATCGTCGATGAACAGCTGATGGCCCTGCATCGCGCTGATGAATGCAGCAAACGGCTGGCGGAAATCCCCGGCGTCGGACCGATCGGCGCTTCGCTTCTGATGTTGAAAACCCCGGACCCGACGATGTTTAAATCCGGACGTGATTTTGCCGCCTGGATCGGCCTGACGCCAAAAGATCATTCGACGGCCGGCAAAGTCAGGCTCGGTGTGATCACCCGCGCCGGCGACGAGATGTTGCGAAGTGTGCTGGTGGCGGGTGCAACCGCTGTTCTTCAGCCTATTCGCACAGGTCGGAGTAAAAATGCTTCTCCCTGGCTCCTTGAGCTCCTCAAACGCAAGAAGCCAAAACTGGTCGCGGTGGCACTGGCCAACAAGATCGCCCGGATCGCCTGGAAGCTGATGGTCAGCGGGGAAGCGTACCGGAGACAACCCCAAGATATCCCGCAGGCCGCAGGACTGGCGGCATAA